In Arthrobacter sp. B3I4, the following proteins share a genomic window:
- a CDS encoding universal stress protein, which translates to MRYVVGYTPNDRGADAVALASAMARAQGAHLDLVHVVDRSTPYVALNPQGNRVSVAEQAVLTAERQGLSLVPEGLPARFHVRQADSFAAGLIDAAREYRAGLIVVGAARNGLFKRYSIGSVANALLHASPVPVALAPRGYRRTEPVSRLTLAVGQRTGAEAAIDVAIESAERRGVPLRLVSLVELDAEGTSGENVNAAHVHANTVLRAAAARLPEGHHVSVEVAHGRTIEEAIDDLDWDDAEILIVGSSRLAEKNKLFLGSTANKVLRALPVPMVVVPRDYVRVDSNPED; encoded by the coding sequence ATGCGATACGTAGTTGGCTACACACCCAACGACCGCGGCGCCGACGCTGTCGCGCTTGCTTCGGCCATGGCCCGCGCCCAAGGCGCCCACCTGGACCTCGTCCATGTCGTGGACCGCAGCACCCCCTACGTCGCACTCAACCCGCAGGGAAACCGGGTCAGCGTCGCGGAACAGGCCGTGCTCACCGCCGAACGGCAGGGTCTTTCGCTGGTTCCGGAGGGCCTGCCGGCGAGGTTCCATGTGCGCCAGGCGGATTCGTTCGCCGCCGGCCTGATCGACGCCGCGCGGGAGTACCGCGCAGGCCTTATCGTCGTGGGCGCCGCCCGGAACGGGCTGTTCAAGCGGTACAGCATCGGCAGCGTGGCCAACGCCCTGCTGCATGCGTCCCCGGTTCCGGTCGCGCTCGCGCCGCGCGGCTACCGCCGCACCGAGCCGGTCAGCCGGCTGACACTCGCCGTCGGCCAGCGCACCGGAGCGGAGGCTGCGATCGACGTCGCGATTGAATCCGCTGAGCGCCGGGGCGTGCCGCTGCGGCTGGTGTCCCTCGTGGAGTTGGATGCTGAAGGCACCAGCGGCGAGAACGTCAACGCCGCGCACGTCCACGCGAACACTGTACTCAGGGCCGCGGCAGCCCGACTGCCGGAAGGGCACCACGTGAGCGTGGAGGTTGCCCATGGCCGGACCATCGAGGAGGCCATCGACGACCTCGACTGGGACGACGCGGAAATTCTGATCGTCGGCTCGTCACGGCTGGCGGAGAAGAACAAGCTGTTCCTCGGAAGTACGGCCAACAAGGTTCTCCGGGCCCTGCCCGTGCCGATGGTCGTCGTTCCGCGCGACTACGTCCGCGTCGACAGCAACCCGGAGGACTAG
- a CDS encoding FAD-dependent oxidoreductase — protein sequence MSNSAEASPIRPLRVAIVGAGPAGVYAADILTKSTGVKDGDFAVSIDLFEAYPAPYGLIRYGVAPDHPRIKGIVNALHKVLDRGDIRFLGNVRYGRDLTLHDFRAFYDAVIFATGAIKDADLNIPGIDLEGSFGGADFVSWYDGHPDVPRDWPLDAKEIAVIGNGNVALDVARMLVKHPDELLVTEIPDNVYQALRNSPVTDVHVFGRRGPAQVKFTPLELRELSHARDVDIVLYPEDFEFDEASDEAIRTNNQIKTMVNTLGNWLVEEHAEAEEPSSRRLHLHFLHNPVEIMGTPGDAARPGKVTGIKFERMQLDGTGNVKGTGQFVDYPVQAVYRAIGYHGSALEELSYDPRRGVIPNEGGRVLDAQGQPVPGIYATGWIKRGPVGLIGHTKGDALETIGFLLEDRLTLPPAQNPDPQAIIDLLDERGIEYTTWEGWNKLDAHELALGAAWSAADGAGGIVRERIKVVPRDEMIRISRG from the coding sequence GTGTCCAACTCGGCCGAAGCTTCGCCAATCCGTCCGCTCCGCGTCGCGATCGTCGGCGCCGGCCCGGCCGGCGTCTATGCCGCGGACATCCTGACCAAGTCCACCGGCGTCAAGGACGGCGACTTCGCGGTCAGCATCGACCTGTTCGAGGCCTACCCGGCACCCTACGGTCTGATCCGCTACGGCGTTGCCCCGGACCACCCGCGGATCAAGGGAATCGTTAACGCACTGCACAAGGTCCTGGACCGCGGTGACATCCGTTTCCTCGGCAACGTCCGCTACGGCCGGGACCTGACCCTGCATGACTTCCGCGCCTTCTACGATGCGGTCATTTTCGCCACCGGAGCCATCAAAGATGCAGACCTCAACATCCCGGGCATCGATCTTGAAGGCTCCTTCGGCGGCGCCGACTTTGTTTCCTGGTACGACGGCCACCCCGACGTGCCCCGTGACTGGCCGCTGGACGCCAAGGAAATCGCCGTGATCGGCAACGGCAACGTCGCCCTGGATGTGGCGCGGATGCTGGTCAAACACCCCGACGAACTGCTCGTCACGGAGATTCCCGACAACGTCTACCAGGCGCTGAGGAACTCGCCGGTCACCGACGTGCACGTCTTCGGCCGCCGGGGCCCGGCGCAGGTGAAGTTCACCCCGTTGGAATTGCGCGAGCTGTCCCATGCCAGGGATGTCGACATCGTCCTCTACCCCGAGGACTTTGAATTCGATGAGGCATCCGACGAGGCTATCCGCACGAACAACCAGATCAAGACCATGGTCAACACTCTGGGTAACTGGCTCGTGGAGGAGCACGCCGAGGCAGAGGAACCCTCGTCGCGCCGGCTGCACCTGCACTTCCTGCACAACCCGGTGGAGATCATGGGAACACCCGGCGACGCGGCGCGGCCAGGCAAAGTCACCGGCATCAAGTTTGAGCGCATGCAGTTGGACGGCACCGGCAACGTTAAGGGCACCGGGCAGTTCGTGGATTACCCGGTCCAGGCCGTCTATCGGGCCATCGGCTACCACGGCTCGGCCCTGGAGGAACTGTCCTACGATCCCCGCCGCGGCGTCATCCCCAACGAGGGCGGCCGGGTGCTGGACGCGCAGGGCCAACCCGTGCCGGGCATCTACGCGACCGGCTGGATCAAGCGCGGACCCGTCGGGCTGATCGGGCACACCAAGGGAGACGCGCTGGAGACCATCGGCTTCCTGCTCGAGGACCGTCTGACCCTGCCGCCGGCGCAGAACCCCGATCCGCAGGCCATCATCGACCTGCTCGACGAGCGCGGCATCGAATACACCACCTGGGAAGGCTGGAACAAGCTGGACGCACACGAACTGGCCCTCGGCGCTGCCTGGTCCGCTGCCGACGGTGCCGGCGGGATTGTGCGCGAACGCATCAAGGTCGTGCCGCGGGACGAAATGATCCGGATCTCGCGGGGCTGA
- a CDS encoding GAF domain-containing protein has product MRNPVEQAVPRHHGPDANPELRQKYATAGHEQLDSKRFAFAADLQLPGLRTLIRESWQRSVQLHANPDNPEAPLAMDREELEEYRRQHPLAAIMPVIHKLLVLPSHDSGMLVAVGDEVGRLLWVEGDPAMQRRAEGMMFVPGADWSEATVGTSAPGTALALGRGIQIAGAEHYKRSVHPWSCTAVPFHDPDSGALLGVVDLTGTESAVAPHTLSLVEATVAAAQAHLRVERLQLAAARHAAPARRRTAMPRTTGDKPGGAGTTAGKAAASRPGSLYRNSLQLLGRDQAVLSLDGRTVTLSARHSEILALLSTHPEGLTAEELSALLYPGTGSTMTLRAEMVRLRKVLQQLNPEAVPGSRPYRLPVDLVPDSGQVLSCLQRGAHRIALEIYRGAVLPRSEAPGIVGLRNRVSSLLREAVLTDGSAESLLKYAQLPEARDDVEVRAAALKLLPPRSPKRAAVVVDLERLETELSA; this is encoded by the coding sequence GTGAGGAATCCGGTCGAGCAGGCCGTCCCGCGCCATCACGGTCCGGACGCGAACCCGGAACTGCGTCAGAAGTATGCCACCGCCGGACATGAACAGCTGGACAGCAAGCGGTTTGCCTTTGCGGCGGACCTGCAACTGCCCGGGCTGCGCACCCTGATCCGGGAGTCGTGGCAACGGTCCGTGCAACTGCATGCCAACCCGGACAACCCGGAGGCCCCGCTGGCGATGGACCGGGAGGAACTCGAGGAGTACCGCCGGCAGCACCCTCTCGCCGCGATCATGCCCGTGATCCACAAGCTCCTGGTCCTGCCCAGCCATGACAGCGGCATGCTGGTGGCAGTGGGGGACGAGGTGGGCCGGCTGCTTTGGGTCGAGGGCGATCCGGCGATGCAGCGGCGCGCCGAGGGGATGATGTTCGTCCCCGGCGCCGACTGGTCCGAGGCGACCGTCGGCACAAGCGCCCCCGGCACCGCGCTGGCCCTGGGGCGCGGGATCCAGATCGCCGGCGCCGAACATTACAAACGCTCCGTGCACCCCTGGAGCTGCACGGCGGTGCCGTTTCATGATCCGGACTCCGGTGCGCTGCTGGGCGTCGTGGACCTCACCGGAACCGAATCCGCCGTCGCCCCGCATACCCTGTCCCTCGTCGAGGCAACCGTCGCAGCGGCGCAGGCGCATCTGCGGGTGGAGCGGCTGCAGCTCGCGGCCGCCCGCCACGCCGCGCCCGCACGGCGCCGGACGGCCATGCCCCGCACCACCGGTGACAAACCCGGCGGTGCGGGCACGACGGCGGGCAAGGCCGCGGCGTCCCGGCCGGGGAGCCTCTACCGCAACAGCCTGCAGCTGCTCGGCCGCGATCAGGCCGTGCTGAGCCTGGACGGCCGCACCGTTACCCTGTCCGCCCGGCACAGCGAAATCCTGGCCCTGCTCAGCACCCATCCGGAAGGACTGACTGCCGAGGAGCTCAGCGCGCTGCTCTACCCGGGAACCGGATCCACCATGACGCTGCGTGCCGAGATGGTGCGTCTGCGCAAGGTCCTGCAGCAGCTCAACCCGGAAGCGGTTCCGGGGTCACGGCCCTACCGCCTGCCCGTGGACCTGGTGCCGGACTCGGGCCAGGTGCTCAGCTGCCTGCAGCGCGGCGCCCACCGGATCGCGCTTGAAATCTACCGCGGAGCCGTCCTGCCCCGCTCCGAGGCCCCGGGAATCGTCGGGCTCCGCAACCGCGTCTCCTCCCTGCTGCGTGAGGCCGTCCTGACCGACGGCAGCGCGGAGTCGCTGCTGAAATACGCGCAGCTGCCGGAAGCGCGCGACGACGTCGAGGTCCGCGCCGCTGCCCTGAAACTGCTGCCGCCGCGCTCGCCGAAACGCGCGGCCGTCGTCGTGGACCTGGAAAGGCTGGAGACCGAACTCAGCGCCTGA
- a CDS encoding aldehyde dehydrogenase family protein: MTVYAQPGTEGSKVTFKDRYENWIGGEWVAPVKGQYFENITPVTGKAFCEVARGTAEDIELALDAAHKVAPSWGKTSVAERAAILNKIADRIDENTEMLAVAESWDNGKPIRETLNADIPLAADHFRYFASAVRAQEGRLSQLDDDTTAYHYHEPLGVVGQIIPWNFPILMAVWKLAPALAAGNAVVLKPAEQTPSSILVLMELISDLLPAGVINVVNGFGVEAGKPLASSPRIRKIAFTGETTTGRLISQYASQNLIPVTLELGGKSPNIFFNDVADKNDAFYDKALEGFTLFAFNQGEVCTCPSRALVQEGIYDSFMADALARTQKIIQGNPLDTDTQLGAQASNDQLEKILSYIDIGTQEGAKALTGGARAELSGDLAGGYYVQPTIFEGHNKMRIFQEEIFGPVVSVTRFSDYNDAMGIANDTLYGLGAGVWSRNGNVAYRAGREIQAGRVWVNNYHAYPAGAAFGGYKSSGIGRENHAMMLDHYQQTKNLLVSYNENKLGFF, from the coding sequence ATGACTGTTTATGCGCAGCCCGGCACCGAGGGCTCGAAGGTCACCTTCAAGGACCGCTACGAGAACTGGATCGGCGGCGAATGGGTCGCCCCGGTCAAGGGCCAGTACTTCGAAAACATCACCCCGGTGACGGGCAAAGCGTTCTGCGAGGTCGCCCGCGGCACCGCAGAGGACATCGAGCTGGCACTTGACGCCGCGCACAAGGTGGCGCCGTCTTGGGGCAAGACCTCCGTCGCCGAGCGGGCCGCGATCCTGAACAAGATCGCGGACCGGATCGACGAGAACACCGAAATGCTCGCCGTCGCCGAATCCTGGGACAACGGCAAGCCGATCCGCGAGACCCTCAACGCCGACATCCCGCTCGCCGCGGACCACTTCCGCTACTTCGCGTCCGCCGTCCGCGCCCAGGAGGGCCGGCTGTCCCAGCTCGACGACGATACCACCGCCTACCATTACCACGAGCCGCTCGGCGTCGTCGGCCAGATCATTCCCTGGAACTTTCCGATCCTGATGGCCGTCTGGAAGCTGGCCCCCGCACTCGCCGCCGGCAACGCCGTCGTCCTCAAGCCGGCCGAACAGACTCCCTCCTCGATCCTGGTGCTGATGGAACTGATCAGCGACCTGCTTCCAGCCGGCGTCATCAACGTGGTCAACGGCTTCGGCGTCGAGGCGGGCAAGCCGCTCGCCTCAAGCCCGCGGATTCGAAAGATCGCCTTCACCGGTGAGACCACCACGGGCCGGCTGATCAGCCAGTACGCGTCCCAGAACCTGATCCCGGTCACTCTGGAACTGGGCGGCAAGAGCCCCAATATCTTCTTCAATGACGTCGCGGACAAGAACGACGCGTTCTACGACAAGGCCCTCGAAGGCTTCACGCTGTTCGCCTTCAACCAGGGCGAAGTGTGCACTTGCCCGTCCCGCGCCCTGGTCCAGGAAGGCATCTACGACTCCTTCATGGCTGATGCGCTGGCCCGCACCCAGAAGATCATCCAGGGCAACCCGCTGGACACCGACACCCAGCTGGGCGCCCAGGCCTCCAACGACCAGCTCGAGAAGATCCTCTCCTACATCGACATCGGAACACAGGAGGGCGCCAAGGCGCTCACCGGCGGCGCCCGGGCGGAGCTCTCCGGCGACCTGGCCGGCGGCTACTACGTCCAGCCCACGATTTTTGAGGGCCACAACAAAATGCGGATCTTCCAGGAGGAAATCTTCGGCCCGGTGGTCTCCGTGACCCGGTTCAGTGACTACAACGACGCCATGGGCATCGCCAACGACACCCTCTACGGTCTCGGTGCCGGCGTCTGGTCCCGCAACGGCAACGTCGCTTACCGTGCCGGCCGCGAAATCCAGGCCGGCCGGGTGTGGGTCAACAACTACCACGCCTACCCGGCAGGAGCGGCGTTCGGCGGCTACAAGTCCTCCGGCATTGGCCGCGAGAACCACGCCATGATGCTGGACCACTACCAGCAGACCAAGAACCTCCTGGTCAGCTACAACGAGAACAAGCTCGGCTTCTTCTAG
- a CDS encoding DUF779 domain-containing protein — translation MTQTRLDAAVTLPGEDFSRVALTPEAVELLRKLWLQHGPLMFHQSGGCCDGSSPMCYPAGEFLTGDSDVLLGLFDISDGLQPQPLEFWMSREQFNYWSHTHLTVDVVPGRGSGFSVEAPEGKRFLIRSTLMDWPA, via the coding sequence ATGACCCAGACCCGGCTCGATGCCGCCGTGACCCTGCCCGGTGAGGACTTTTCCCGGGTGGCGCTCACTCCCGAGGCCGTGGAGCTGCTGCGCAAGCTCTGGCTCCAGCACGGTCCGCTGATGTTCCACCAGTCCGGCGGCTGCTGCGACGGCTCTTCCCCGATGTGCTACCCGGCAGGGGAGTTCCTCACCGGCGACTCCGACGTGCTGCTGGGCCTGTTCGACATCTCGGACGGCCTGCAGCCGCAGCCGCTGGAGTTCTGGATGTCTAGGGAACAGTTCAACTACTGGAGCCACACCCACCTGACGGTCGACGTCGTGCCCGGCCGCGGCAGCGGCTTCTCGGTCGAGGCGCCGGAAGGAAAGCGCTTCCTGATCCGCTCCACGCTGATGGACTGGCCCGCCTGA
- a CDS encoding amino acid permease — translation MNLFRTKTIEQSMADADEPGRKLKRSLSTWDLMIMGVAVAVGAGIFSVGAKAAANFAGPAVTISFAIAAVTCALAIMCYAEFATAIPVAGSAYVFTYATMGEVLAWIIGWNLILELFTAAAVIAKYWGIYLSKVFALMGLDVPPSISVAGVDLFWGAFLIVAVFTVLLVLGTKLSARVGNVFTLIKIAVVLFVIVVGFSYVKFENYAPFVPTSQPTGGTGTTDVLKQSFFGFLTGAAPAQYGTMGIFAGAALVFFAFIGFDVVATSAEEVKNPQKTLPRGIFGGLAIVTVLYILVSLALTGMVSYTKLAEAESPTLTTAFEAVGNTDAAKVIAFGSLVGLTTVIMVLLMGLSRVVLAMSRDGLLPRSLSKTSTIRATPARLQIICGSAVAVVAGVTKVDLLEEMINIGTLSAFVMVSLGILVLRKKRPDLKPAFRVPFGKVLPVVSAVLCLYLMTNLAVETWIFFAIWLVIGIVIYFAYGQRHSRLNERFAEARASVNAPAGERFDDVDDAEEKDALTRS, via the coding sequence ATGAACCTTTTCCGGACCAAAACCATCGAGCAGTCGATGGCCGACGCCGATGAACCCGGACGCAAGCTCAAACGTTCGCTCAGCACCTGGGACCTGATGATCATGGGCGTCGCCGTTGCCGTCGGCGCCGGCATCTTCTCCGTCGGTGCGAAGGCTGCCGCGAACTTCGCCGGCCCCGCCGTCACCATCTCCTTCGCGATCGCCGCCGTCACCTGCGCGCTGGCGATCATGTGCTACGCCGAGTTCGCCACCGCCATCCCGGTTGCCGGCTCCGCCTACGTCTTCACCTACGCCACCATGGGCGAGGTCCTCGCCTGGATCATCGGCTGGAACCTCATCCTCGAGCTTTTCACCGCCGCCGCCGTGATCGCCAAATACTGGGGCATCTACCTCAGCAAGGTCTTCGCGCTGATGGGGCTGGACGTCCCGCCGTCGATCTCCGTGGCCGGCGTCGACCTCTTCTGGGGCGCCTTCCTGATCGTCGCCGTGTTCACCGTGCTGCTGGTGCTGGGAACGAAGCTGTCCGCCCGCGTCGGCAACGTCTTCACACTGATCAAGATCGCCGTCGTCCTGTTCGTGATCGTGGTCGGCTTCAGCTACGTGAAGTTCGAGAACTACGCACCGTTCGTCCCGACCTCCCAGCCCACCGGCGGCACCGGCACCACGGATGTGCTCAAGCAGTCCTTCTTCGGCTTCCTTACCGGAGCCGCGCCCGCGCAGTACGGCACGATGGGCATCTTCGCCGGTGCCGCGCTGGTCTTCTTCGCCTTCATCGGCTTCGACGTCGTCGCGACCTCGGCAGAGGAAGTCAAGAACCCGCAAAAGACGCTGCCCCGCGGCATCTTCGGCGGCCTGGCCATCGTCACGGTGCTCTACATCCTGGTCTCGCTCGCGCTCACCGGCATGGTCTCGTACACCAAGCTCGCTGAGGCCGAGAGCCCCACGCTCACCACCGCCTTCGAAGCGGTCGGGAACACCGACGCCGCCAAAGTCATCGCGTTCGGTTCGCTGGTGGGCCTCACCACGGTGATCATGGTGCTGCTGATGGGCCTCTCCCGCGTGGTCCTGGCCATGAGCCGCGACGGCCTGCTGCCGCGCTCGCTGTCCAAGACCAGCACCATCCGCGCGACTCCCGCACGCCTGCAGATCATCTGCGGCTCGGCCGTGGCTGTCGTGGCCGGTGTGACCAAGGTGGACCTGCTCGAAGAAATGATCAACATCGGCACGCTCTCGGCGTTCGTGATGGTCAGCCTCGGCATCCTGGTGCTGCGCAAGAAGCGCCCGGACCTCAAGCCGGCGTTCCGCGTACCCTTCGGCAAGGTGCTCCCGGTCGTTTCGGCCGTGTTGTGCCTGTACCTGATGACCAACCTCGCCGTGGAAACCTGGATTTTCTTCGCCATCTGGCTGGTCATCGGCATCGTGATCTACTTCGCCTACGGCCAGCGGCACTCCCGCCTCAACGAGCGTTTCGCCGAGGCCCGGGCCTCGGTCAACGCCCCTGCGGGGGAGCGGTTCGACGACGTCGACGACGCCGAGGAGAAGGACGCGCTGACCCGCTCCTAG
- a CDS encoding ABC transporter substrate-binding protein has translation MKRRFITALAAASVLALSACGGGSPSSTGGGSASGGASGGGDLTKVSVGVIPIVDCAPIYLGNKQGFFKDEGLQLDIQTATGGSAIVPGVVSGSFDFAFSNLISVMVAKDKGLDLKFVANGASTTGEKGKDIGGVVVPAGSAIQSPKDLAGKTVSVNNLSNIGDTTIKSVVEKAGGNPSDVKFVEVAFPDAPAALANKQVDAAWILEPFLSKALADGGKIISSNFVDMSPELDIAGYFTKTDTVKGKAELTQKFTRAMNKSLEYAQAHPQEVRDIVGTYTKMDEATRAKMILPRYRVEFNKDAFKTLGDAAAKYGTLTKAPNAADLLP, from the coding sequence ATGAAACGTCGATTTATTACCGCGCTTGCTGCCGCGTCGGTACTGGCACTGTCGGCCTGCGGCGGCGGCTCGCCCAGTTCCACCGGCGGCGGCTCGGCATCCGGCGGGGCCTCCGGGGGCGGCGACCTGACCAAAGTCAGCGTCGGCGTCATCCCCATCGTGGACTGCGCCCCCATCTACCTGGGGAACAAGCAGGGATTCTTCAAGGACGAAGGTCTGCAGCTGGACATCCAGACCGCCACGGGCGGCTCGGCGATCGTCCCCGGTGTGGTGAGCGGCAGCTTCGACTTCGCCTTCTCCAACCTCATCTCCGTCATGGTGGCCAAAGACAAGGGCCTGGACCTGAAGTTCGTCGCCAACGGAGCCTCCACCACCGGCGAAAAGGGCAAGGACATCGGCGGCGTCGTCGTCCCGGCCGGTTCCGCCATCCAGTCCCCAAAGGACCTGGCAGGCAAAACCGTCTCCGTCAACAACCTTTCCAACATCGGCGACACCACGATCAAGTCGGTCGTCGAAAAGGCCGGCGGCAACCCCTCGGACGTGAAGTTCGTGGAGGTGGCCTTCCCCGACGCCCCGGCAGCGCTCGCGAACAAGCAGGTCGACGCCGCCTGGATCCTGGAACCCTTCCTGTCCAAGGCGCTTGCCGACGGCGGCAAAATCATTTCCTCGAACTTCGTGGACATGAGCCCCGAGCTGGACATTGCCGGCTACTTCACCAAGACGGACACCGTGAAGGGCAAAGCCGAGCTCACCCAAAAGTTCACCCGGGCGATGAACAAGTCCCTCGAATACGCCCAGGCGCACCCCCAGGAAGTCCGCGACATCGTCGGTACGTACACCAAGATGGATGAGGCCACCCGCGCCAAGATGATCCTGCCGCGCTACCGGGTGGAGTTCAACAAGGACGCCTTCAAGACCCTCGGCGACGCAGCCGCCAAGTACGGCACGCTCACCAAGGCCCCGAACGCAGCCGACCTGCTGCCGTGA
- a CDS encoding ABC transporter permease, producing MLGLAGIVGFLLTWELIPRLGIIDARYLPPASEVIAALARDFTLTAFWVSVGETMKAWFLGLLIAVVLAVLLGFIIGSSNFLRKATNSTIEFLRPIPSVALIPLAVLLFGVKIESSLLLIVYASFWQVLIQVLYGVADVDMVANNTAKTYGLGTMARIRYVVFPTALPYLMTGVRLAGAVALVLAITAELVIGSPGLGREIALAQSGGAISGMYALVLATGLIGVLINLLMRFIEKRALSWHSSVRSEVIV from the coding sequence CTGCTCGGCCTCGCGGGCATCGTCGGTTTTCTGCTCACCTGGGAACTCATACCCCGGCTTGGCATCATCGACGCCCGTTACCTGCCGCCGGCCAGTGAGGTCATCGCAGCCCTGGCCCGGGACTTCACGCTGACAGCGTTCTGGGTCTCCGTGGGGGAAACCATGAAGGCCTGGTTCCTTGGGCTGCTCATCGCTGTTGTCCTCGCGGTGCTGCTGGGCTTCATCATTGGCTCCAGCAACTTCCTGCGCAAAGCCACAAACTCAACGATTGAGTTCCTGCGCCCCATTCCGTCGGTGGCCCTGATTCCGCTGGCAGTGCTGCTCTTCGGCGTGAAAATTGAATCGTCGCTGCTGCTGATCGTCTACGCCTCCTTCTGGCAGGTGCTGATCCAGGTCCTCTACGGCGTGGCCGACGTCGACATGGTCGCCAACAACACCGCCAAGACCTACGGCCTGGGCACCATGGCGCGGATCCGGTACGTCGTGTTCCCCACCGCCCTGCCGTACCTGATGACCGGTGTCCGGCTCGCCGGCGCCGTCGCACTGGTACTCGCCATCACCGCGGAACTTGTCATCGGGTCACCTGGCCTCGGCCGGGAAATCGCACTGGCCCAGTCCGGTGGCGCCATTTCCGGGATGTACGCCCTGGTGCTCGCCACCGGCCTCATCGGTGTCCTGATTAACCTGCTCATGCGGTTCATCGAAAAGCGGGCGCTGTCCTGGCACTCCTCCGTCCGGTCCGAGGTGATCGTATGA
- a CDS encoding ABC transporter permease gives MKSVKTLGYVLALPVLLVLAWWASTLGTVNFFVPTPATLVKKFANVWFSERFFTDVLPSIGRLLVGVVAAILIGVVGGVLIGSVRWLRALLEPTLEFFRAIPPPVLVPVLMLLLGITDTMKVVVIISGCVWPVLLNTIEGVRAVDSVLSDSSHTYGIDGWARVRYLVLPSASPQIMAGVRQSLSLGLILMVISEMFASSSGLGFTIVQFQRSFAIPEMWSGIAVLGLLGVAMSFIFQWAERNILRWYHGQKEVENAA, from the coding sequence ATGAAATCCGTCAAAACTCTGGGCTACGTGCTGGCACTGCCTGTCCTGCTCGTTCTGGCCTGGTGGGCCTCCACCCTGGGCACGGTCAACTTCTTTGTGCCCACGCCGGCCACGCTGGTCAAGAAGTTCGCCAACGTCTGGTTCAGCGAGCGGTTCTTCACCGACGTGCTGCCGAGCATCGGCAGGCTCCTGGTCGGCGTCGTGGCCGCAATCCTGATCGGCGTCGTGGGCGGAGTCCTGATCGGCTCGGTGAGATGGCTGCGCGCGCTGCTGGAGCCCACACTGGAGTTCTTCCGCGCCATCCCGCCGCCGGTGCTCGTTCCCGTGCTGATGCTCCTGCTGGGCATCACTGACACGATGAAGGTCGTCGTCATCATTTCCGGCTGCGTCTGGCCGGTCCTGCTGAACACCATCGAAGGGGTCCGGGCCGTGGACTCCGTGCTCTCCGATTCGAGCCACACCTACGGCATCGACGGCTGGGCCAGGGTCCGCTACCTCGTATTGCCGTCCGCCAGCCCGCAGATCATGGCCGGCGTGCGCCAGTCGCTGTCCCTGGGACTGATCCTGATGGTCATCTCCGAAATGTTTGCCTCGTCCTCCGGGCTGGGCTTCACCATTGTCCAGTTCCAGCGGTCCTTCGCCATCCCGGAAATGTGGTCCGGCATTGCAGTGCTCGGCCTGCTGGGCGTGGCCATGTCATTCATCTTCCAGTGGGCCGAGCGGAACATCCTGCGCTGGTACCACGGCCAGAAAGAGGTAGAAAATGCAGCCTAA
- a CDS encoding ABC transporter ATP-binding protein: MQPNATPAAPDAMLSVRGLKKVYQTDGGDIEAVRNLTFDLRAGELACLVGPSGSGKTTLLKCISGLMAPTEGEVLLDGKQVSGPPKKMAVVFQEYGRSLFPWMRVRDNVELPLKNQGMPKAERDRLVDEALEAVGLSHVPRSYPWQLSGGMQQRVAIARAIAYQPEVLLMDEPFAAVDAQTRADLEDLIRVVWKKLGVTVLFVTHDIDESVYLGERVIILSSSPTVVQEDITIDLPAERDQLETRSMPRFTELRHHVYEQIQLAKKGHRPAAAGASTAAPAAGAAAPTEGAAVADSAAGRPRT, from the coding sequence ATGCAGCCTAATGCAACGCCGGCAGCCCCGGACGCGATGCTTTCCGTCCGCGGCCTGAAAAAGGTCTACCAGACCGACGGCGGGGACATCGAAGCGGTGCGGAACCTCACCTTCGATCTCCGGGCAGGGGAGCTGGCCTGCCTGGTGGGTCCTTCCGGGTCCGGCAAGACCACCCTGCTGAAATGCATCTCCGGCCTGATGGCCCCCACCGAGGGCGAAGTGCTGCTCGACGGCAAGCAGGTCTCCGGACCGCCGAAGAAAATGGCCGTGGTCTTCCAGGAATACGGACGCTCGCTCTTCCCCTGGATGCGGGTCCGCGACAACGTCGAGCTGCCGCTGAAGAACCAGGGCATGCCCAAGGCTGAACGCGACCGGCTGGTCGACGAAGCCCTCGAGGCAGTCGGCCTGTCCCACGTGCCCCGGTCCTACCCCTGGCAGCTCTCCGGCGGCATGCAGCAGCGCGTCGCCATCGCGCGGGCCATCGCCTACCAGCCCGAGGTCCTGCTGATGGACGAACCGTTCGCGGCCGTGGACGCCCAGACCCGGGCTGACCTTGAGGACCTGATCCGCGTGGTGTGGAAGAAGCTAGGCGTGACCGTGCTCTTCGTGACCCACGACATCGACGAGTCCGTCTACCTGGGCGAGCGGGTCATCATCCTCTCCAGCTCCCCGACGGTGGTGCAGGAAGACATTACGATCGACCTCCCGGCGGAGCGCGACCAGCTGGAAACCCGTTCGATGCCGCGTTTCACCGAGCTGCGGCACCACGTCTACGAGCAGATCCAGCTCGCAAAGAAGGGTCACCGCCCCGCCGCGGCCGGCGCATCCACGGCGGCTCCGGCAGCGGGGGCCGCGGCCCCAACCGAGGGCGCTGCCGTGGCAGACAGCGCCGCCGGCCGCCCCCGGACTTAG